The following are encoded in a window of Schistocerca nitens isolate TAMUIC-IGC-003100 chromosome 9, iqSchNite1.1, whole genome shotgun sequence genomic DNA:
- the LOC126204029 gene encoding cytochrome P450 6k1-like, protein MSQPYSALLPLLQRHCGCTHLYREAARDYKISGADIVLPKGTGVVISVLGLHNDPRYWKEPQRFMPARFREENSKDRPNYTFLPFGEGPRLCLGMRVAYLQVKLALVHILNNFEVLPTPETPSSLRYEPSKLIGTPAGKVALRFRKIPVC, encoded by the exons ATGAGCCAACCCTACAGTGCCCTGCTTCCCCTGTTGCAGAGGCACTGCGGATGTACCCACCTGTACCGCGAGGCCGCCCGCGACTACAAGATTTCGGGCGCGGACATCGTTCTCCCGAAGGGCACCGGTGTCGTTATCTCTGTGCTTGGTCTGCATAACGACCCACGGTACTGGAAGGAGCCCCAGAGGTTCATGCCGGCTCGCTTCAGAGAAGAAAACTCCAAGGACAGGCCGAACTACACCTTCCTACCTTTCGGCGAGGGACCCAGGCTCTGCCTAG GTATGAGGGTCGCGTACCTGCAGGTGAAGCTCGCCCTCGTCCACATCCTCAACAACTTCGAGGTGCTGCCAACACCGGAGACGCCCAGCAGTCTGCGGTACGAACCTTCCAAGTTAATTGGAACTCCAGCTGGAAAAGTGGCTCTGCGTTTCAGGAAAATTCCTGTGTGCTGA